AGTAAAATCCCGCATCAGAGCTATTTTTGCTCTCCACGAAAAATGTGGCGAAATTGTTTTGTCCAAAGCAAATTCGATTTCGGTAGTTTCCTTGGAGCCGGAAGAATCTTTGGCTCTCACTTCAAGTGTGTGAGGGCCTATAGCGTAGAGTTCCGGTTGCCAAGGCGCGGTATATAGGGGATTTTTTTGGCCTGTTAGTTTACAAGGTTCCCAAGCTCCATTATCCAACCTTACCTGTTGGTACAATATGagattaaaatatatatagttGTATACATGTATTAAAAACAACAGTTAACGATTAAATTGCAATACCTCGCAAACTTCGATTGGTGAaggagaaaatataaaaatccgAATGTGAGTCGAAGTGGCCATTATTTCAGTGGGCTGTTGACAACACTGCACCGTCAAAAGCGGTTTCGGATTAGACACAACTATAATCGGCCAAGTTTTATGCTGAACATCAGCGAAAGAAAATAATCCTTTGTCGAGTACTGCAACTcgatacctttttttttgttattgaataaataaattgttgttattcaatttgttttaaacataATGCAAATGTGAATTACATTCGATTGTCCTTCCAGTCAGCAAGTTCTAGTTCTAACATTCCCGAATCGTGACGCGAATACATTTCAGGTACAAAGCCGACAAAATTGTGCAAATGTCCGCATAAATAGGCGATTCCCTTGGAGGCGACTTGGCGCAATTCAAGAAGTCCAGAATTGAAGATACACGAAGATGGATAATGACCAAACCAGATAGTTCCATTAACATTTAATTGAGTGGCGATTTTATCGAATTCTTCTAACTTTGACAAGCGATTATCGTCCAATTGCCCGACAAAATTTAGTAATCGTTTTGGGCCTATTTCAAGAGTAGCATCTACGGCGATGAAAGCATATTTTGTTCTTTCATTGGTATTGATAATAGTCATGTAAGATCCAGGATTTTTCCTTTGTGATCCAAACTGTGGGTAATAGCTGTTGGAACTATTGTATCCATCAACGTTGAAGTTATCTTTTTACGAAACAAATTATCGATTTAAACTATTATGggggaaatatttgaaaatctaTTACCATGATTTCCTCTCAAGTCTAACCAATGAGCCACCCCAGATTCATTTTGACATTTAGTGTACACATCTTTATACATCTGCCATTCTTCAATAAACTGTGTAACTAAGATTTTGCCAGGAGCAACAGAATCAGTTAAATCCCCTgttgaaaaaagattgaaatttTCAACAAAACTGTAATACACAGTCTGAAGATGTGTTACTAACCACTTGCTAGAACCAAGCCTGGAACAATAGCTTTTAAATTGACGCTGCAAAACTCATTAAGTTGCTCGTATCTATCGTTTGCTGTGTAGTGACTGATGTGCAGATCAGAAATCTAATTCCAATTTTGCAATAATTCAATGTACAGTATAAAAATTCAGTGCCATACGAACGTGAAAACTAAAAGATGAAAACAAGAATTTACTTACATGTACAAATATAAAAGCATCTTCGTCATCTTGTCCTAGTGAAATTATTTGTTGACGGTTTGTTATGTCGATGCTATCTGTTTCACACACACATTGGCCAGCCGTATAACGAATATATGCTACGTacacagaaacaaaaagaccCACAAGTTTAAACATCGCCTTTATTCTGTATTCCATTTTGAAGGTAAATGTTTTTGACAaaataatgaataaatgaTGATCCAATCGGCTGAAACTAAAATTGCTTGGATGTGACTGTCATAACGCACCCCAAGCATCGCACTTGGTAAATTATTATCTAATCTTTACTCTTTAGGTTTTTTTATAACAGACACAATTTAAGCCAACAAATAATGGTTGTGAAATGTCGACGATCACTTATCAGTGAAGCCTTAGCATAGCATGAAGGGGAAAAGCAGGAGGGATACTCCCCAAAAAATCCCCCACAATTTTCCCTCGAGGTACAGATTTGTTCCCTTTTCCGACACTAGATGCGGTACGAATCATTTCTGACTCATGAGTCATGACAggcaacttttttcaaaacaaatatttttgttgtgtACTTCACTTCTGTATGAATGAAAAGACAATTTAGATTGTGCATGTTTTCTAGTTAATGTTGTACCAGAGAGTGCATCACTCATTTGAGTAGCACTGAATAATCAAGATTTCTGTTTTTAACTGTTGGAAGAGTTGTCGAACGACATCTAACCATTGCAAATTGTTTAACGATATTACTGATGTGACCTTGTTGTTTACCATTAGTGGAAGCAAATACCTTCTACTGGTCCTACATTGGCGGTGGGTACTGCTTGTGCCGGTAGATATTTTCACGTTGCAGTTAACGTTGTACAATGGTTTCGCCTTCAATTATTCGGTCTTCGTCGCGGAAAACTCTCGAGATGAAAAAACGTGCACACAAATTTAAAGAATTGGTGGTGCAACTTGCCCCACCAGTTGCATCACTCCATTTCGCCTTAATTTCGAAGTCTTTAGGGACTTTAAAACACTTATGGATAATAGGAATTGGGTATTTTTTAGTGACCCTATAACCTGTTCGGCAGCCTAGCACCACACAGCAAGGCATTTTCAGTTTTCTCACTTCACAGTTCACAATTTCAAAATACTTCACGACGATGGCAACAAGACGATGGCAGCAAGACCACGACGTCCACGAGACAATAATGATTTGACTGCCGAATTCGACTGCACGCTGGTCGGGATAGATAACAAGTTAACAACTGCCCTCTCCGGGGACATCGGGAAAAATCACCACAAGAACTTTTCGAAAGCGACACTAGATCGCGACCCTGAACGTTCGCATATCACAGGGACGTCTATATTTTAGCAATCACACTGGTCCGTTAGTTAAGTAATCACACCACCTAAGCCCCAACGCACTGAAAAAATACGAAATGTAAATTGTGTTTCACATATTAACAATCATGACAAATTAGTAATAATCTTTTGGTAAGTTTGACAAAATTTATACCGACCTACAGCTTTTCTGTCGAGTGAGGGAACGGCAAAGGAATGTTTTACTACTTTCCACCAAAAGCAAATTTTGAAGGAAGTGTAGCACAACTTCACTTCATCATCACAATGATTGATGTAGGCAAAAGATGGGATCAACATGACAGCGACTGTTAAAGGTGCAATCTATAAAGAAGTGGAAAAAGTGAAGACGGGCGGAAAAAGGTGGACTTAAATGGAGAGGTTTTTGGTAAGAATGGTTAATTTTATTGGGAAAACGACATATTCTAGTTCCAGGTTCTCGCGACATTTCTATAAATAAGACaggaaaaatcagaaaacccaaagtgagtatttaaaaataaatttaatacaTGAATGTACACTACAGCAACCGCATCTAATTTCATCGGATGTGATTTCTGatatgtgaaaaaaaaatttttaaaatataaaactcACGTGAAATCCAACGAGTTTAATGTTTTCGCTTTCCACCaaaggtagagagagagaaacaaactcCAGAATCGCGCAGGGTTGAGCAGTAGGGTATACCATCCATAAGAGTGCATAAATATCAAGCAAGTGGTACagtgaaaaataac
Above is a genomic segment from Daphnia pulicaria isolate SC F1-1A chromosome 8, SC_F0-13Bv2, whole genome shotgun sequence containing:
- the LOC124312255 gene encoding transmembrane protein 62-like, with product MYKDVYTKCQNESGVAHWLDLRGNHDNFNVDGYNSSNSYYPQFGSQRKNPGSYMTIINTNERTKYAFIAVDATLEIGPKRLLNFVGQLDDNRLSKLEEFDKIATQLNVNGTIWFGHYPSSCIFNSGLLELRQVASKGIAYLCGHLHNFVGFVPEMYSRHDSGMLELELADWKDNRMYRVAVLDKGLFSFADVQHKTWPIIVVSNPKPLLTVQCCQQPTEIMATSTHIRIFIFSPSPIEVCEVRLDNGAWEPCKLTGQKNPLYTAPWQPELYAIGPHTLEVRAKDSSGSKETTEIEFALDKTISPHFSWRAKIALMRDFTTMSKWLFGVSIFFSTVPFGIMHLLQSRIILGERSPERVKYACLKLLLRKFWVFTGIKKLFYPILAYTLYLCVGPWLAGYLIDDRIGVVFAWGTFFQDGIFLKGTTTYLYCGIHIILFNGPLICILAHTADVRFQETIIRNRAYSPTLSRIFMLHVPILSFLAFHLATCLLFMHSYGWFTLLLNPARFWSLFLSLYLWWKAKTLNSLDFTNVAKTWN